A genomic segment from Lutibacter sp. A80 encodes:
- a CDS encoding phosphotransferase yields MTAFPVSASTLSENHLGKFVIENYNLPTNSTCKLYRTGINHTYFITTNNTKYALRVYSYNWRTKQEIKEELQLLNELATHNLSVSFPIKNKKGNLIQEINAPEGNRFVVLFSFAEGKKVRFMTPETCFKIGKLIAGFHKVTHNKNVNRINYTSETLVQFPYKYACNYYSEALPEMKFIKEQGNLICKLFKQADATQIKSGIVHLDIWYDNMNITNENEITIFDFDFCGNGWLLFDVAYFTNQLFNIELDKKEYELKLNHFLSGYQSILNLTKTELKLLPSAATAIQLFYLGVQAQRFDWSNIFLTENYLKMYVNRIKSWINYSKQ; encoded by the coding sequence ATGACAGCTTTTCCAGTTTCAGCCTCAACACTTTCTGAAAATCATCTAGGTAAATTTGTAATAGAAAACTATAATTTACCTACAAATAGTACTTGTAAACTATATAGAACAGGTATTAACCATACGTATTTTATCACAACTAATAACACCAAATACGCGTTAAGAGTTTACAGTTATAATTGGCGAACTAAACAAGAAATTAAAGAAGAACTTCAACTTTTAAATGAATTAGCTACTCATAATTTAAGTGTTTCATTTCCTATTAAAAATAAAAAAGGAAACTTAATTCAAGAAATTAATGCTCCTGAAGGTAATCGATTTGTTGTGCTTTTTTCTTTTGCTGAAGGGAAAAAAGTACGATTTATGACTCCTGAAACTTGCTTTAAAATTGGTAAGCTTATTGCTGGTTTTCATAAAGTTACACATAACAAAAATGTAAATCGTATTAATTATACTTCAGAAACATTGGTTCAATTTCCTTACAAATATGCTTGTAATTATTACTCTGAAGCATTGCCTGAAATGAAATTTATTAAAGAACAAGGAAACTTAATTTGTAAACTTTTTAAACAAGCAGATGCAACACAAATTAAAAGTGGAATTGTACATCTAGACATTTGGTATGATAATATGAATATTACAAATGAAAATGAAATTACCATATTTGATTTTGATTTTTGTGGAAATGGTTGGTTACTATTTGACGTGGCATACTTTACAAATCAACTTTTTAATATTGAATTGGATAAAAAAGAATATGAACTTAAATTAAATCATTTTTTAAGTGGATATCAAAGTATTTTAAATCTCACAAAAACAGAATTAAAATTATTACCAAGTGCTGCAACAGCAATACAATTATTTTATTTAGGTGTTCAAGCACAAAGATTTGATTGGTCTAATATATTTTTAACAGAAAATTATTTAAAAATGTATGTTAACCGCATAAAATCTTGGATTAATTATTCTAAACAATAA
- a CDS encoding nitric oxide reductase activation protein NorD, whose translation MFEPDEYIFTKLAYYFKRKRLKREEAIAHAVNLDEIKPRLTIFARAITGEAIEIFQAEREGGYKNNNFFLPTKFSDFPSTDENISFYLFRVLYLSIQKNLNLNWHDNEEHELLESQQKSEENSKLVLASLFEQFPIAEKYHEKFIQFYSEKKPQDFSFVYGKFMKNATEDVTGNTLKNFTEDVKKATEEEPKTILKSKAVEEIISVQVDLKQQEDAVLQHQFEKVETAEEFGGNFRDFDGEDELDEHSNALDDVKMKYTVRVDDTAHSVYQADFMENTTVSESAEIDSSGYHILYDEWDYSKRNYKQDFCKVYPKTLLKTDVSYYKKTLNQHRSTLNGLRKMLTTVNNKYQQQRRQTQGEEFDIDAITDLFVDVHSGHTPSEKIYLSKRKKEKDLSLLILLDVSLSSDGYAAGNRVIDVEKQVSILFGEILNEFNIDFSIDCFYSKTRNHSSYITIKEFDDDWNKAKFKVGAVEPSGYTRIGAALRHSGAMLDKRDTKNKWVILISDGKPNDYDKYEGIYGVNDVKQALRELNERNINSYALAIEAQAKYYLPQMFGQNHYQILTTPVELLKSLVQLYEKIKHQS comes from the coding sequence ATGTTCGAGCCAGATGAATACATATTCACCAAACTAGCTTACTACTTTAAACGCAAACGATTAAAGCGGGAAGAAGCCATTGCGCACGCTGTAAATTTAGATGAAATAAAACCGCGTTTAACCATTTTTGCTAGAGCAATTACAGGTGAAGCTATTGAGATTTTTCAAGCAGAAAGAGAAGGAGGTTATAAAAATAACAACTTTTTTTTACCAACTAAATTCTCTGATTTTCCTTCAACAGATGAAAATATTTCATTCTATTTATTTCGTGTATTATACTTGTCAATTCAGAAAAATTTAAATTTGAATTGGCATGATAATGAAGAGCACGAATTACTTGAATCGCAACAAAAATCTGAAGAAAATTCAAAATTAGTATTGGCTTCATTGTTTGAACAATTTCCAATTGCTGAAAAATATCACGAAAAATTCATTCAATTTTATTCAGAAAAAAAACCGCAAGATTTCTCTTTTGTTTATGGGAAATTTATGAAAAATGCTACGGAAGATGTTACGGGAAATACTTTGAAAAACTTTACGGAAGATGTAAAAAAAGCAACTGAAGAAGAGCCAAAAACAATTTTAAAATCAAAAGCTGTTGAAGAAATAATTTCGGTGCAGGTTGATCTAAAACAACAAGAAGATGCTGTATTGCAACATCAATTTGAAAAAGTAGAAACTGCGGAGGAATTTGGTGGAAATTTTAGAGATTTTGATGGCGAAGATGAACTAGACGAGCATTCAAATGCATTAGACGATGTAAAAATGAAATACACCGTGCGTGTTGATGATACGGCGCATTCTGTGTATCAAGCGGATTTTATGGAGAATACCACCGTATCTGAAAGTGCTGAAATTGATAGTTCGGGCTATCATATTTTATATGATGAATGGGATTATTCAAAACGAAATTACAAACAAGATTTTTGTAAAGTGTATCCAAAAACTTTGCTAAAAACAGATGTTTCGTATTATAAAAAAACATTAAATCAACACCGGTCTACCTTAAATGGTTTGCGAAAAATGCTAACCACAGTAAACAATAAATACCAGCAACAGCGCAGACAAACACAGGGAGAAGAATTTGATATAGATGCCATTACCGATTTGTTTGTGGATGTGCATTCGGGACATACGCCTTCTGAAAAAATATACCTTTCAAAACGTAAAAAAGAGAAAGATTTGTCGCTTTTAATATTGTTAGATGTTAGTTTGTCTAGTGATGGATATGCTGCCGGAAACAGAGTAATTGATGTTGAAAAACAGGTGTCTATTTTGTTTGGAGAAATTTTAAACGAATTTAATATCGATTTTTCTATCGATTGTTTTTATTCAAAAACTAGAAATCATTCATCTTATATAACCATTAAAGAGTTTGATGATGATTGGAACAAAGCAAAATTTAAAGTAGGAGCAGTGGAACCAAGTGGGTATACCCGAATTGGAGCTGCGTTACGGCATTCTGGAGCGATGTTAGACAAGCGCGATACCAAAAACAAATGGGTGATTTTAATTTCAGATGGTAAGCCAAACGATTACGATAAATACGAAGGAATATACGGTGTAAACGATGTGAAACAAGCGCTTAGAGAATTGAACGAACGCAATATAAATTCGTATGCTTTGGCTATTGAAGCACAAGCAAAATATTATTTACCTCAAATGTTTGGACAAAATCACTATCAAATTTTAACTACGCCTGTTGAGTTATTAAAGTCTTTAGTTCAATTGTATGAAAAAATTAAGCATCAGTCTTAA
- a CDS encoding DUF542 domain-containing protein — translation MQITKQHTVAEVVSKNLGSDHVFSKYKIDFCCGGGDTLEKACKESGVEFEVLKEEIEAINNSITGGVNVEELDIPTLINEVKGGYHTTISDAFYEITPYVEKVTNVHGESHKELFEIKELYKNVELVINETFRNSIMSLYPIINEIVSTSEKGEEVSIEVLQDFQKAIERNEIAQKLIGDSFKEIAHLSSNYQVPEGGCNSYAFLYKNLKQLAHEVHKYMHFEKNVLIPKTLNIIK, via the coding sequence ATGCAAATAACAAAACAACATACAGTTGCTGAAGTAGTATCAAAGAACCTTGGTTCTGATCACGTTTTTAGTAAATATAAAATAGATTTTTGCTGTGGAGGTGGAGACACTTTAGAAAAAGCTTGTAAAGAAAGTGGAGTAGAATTTGAAGTTTTAAAAGAGGAAATAGAAGCTATAAATAACAGCATTACAGGAGGTGTAAATGTTGAAGAATTGGATATTCCTACTTTAATTAATGAAGTAAAAGGAGGTTATCATACAACAATTAGCGATGCTTTTTATGAAATTACACCTTATGTAGAAAAGGTTACAAATGTTCACGGAGAATCTCATAAAGAGCTTTTTGAAATTAAAGAATTGTACAAAAATGTTGAATTGGTAATTAATGAAACTTTTAGAAACTCAATTATGAGTTTATATCCAATAATTAATGAAATTGTTAGCACAAGCGAAAAGGGTGAAGAAGTTTCTATAGAGGTATTGCAAGATTTTCAAAAAGCCATTGAAAGAAATGAAATTGCACAAAAATTAATTGGCGATTCATTTAAAGAAATAGCTCATTTGTCATCTAATTATCAAGTACCAGAAGGCGGATGTAATTCTTACGCATTTCTGTATAAAAATCTAAAACAACTAGCACACGAAGTTCATAAATATATGCATTTTGAAAAAAATGTATTAATACCAAAGACTTTAAATATTATTAAATAA
- a CDS encoding SCO family protein — MKNLKYITLILVLIIGVVSCKDTSNKKAEVTYQCPMKCEGEKTYSEPGTCSVCKMDLQPISEQTSKIIATDEISDESIFNLTSTWNTEEGTTIQLKELKGKTLVMVMIYTSCKAACPRLVADMRNIEKEIPKNLLNDIDFVLISIDPETDTPEVLKAFAIENFMDDEQWTFLQGSVAGVREFANVLAVKYKQISPIDFSHSNIISVFNAEGELVHQQEGLEVDNKETIAKIIETTEKNE, encoded by the coding sequence ATGAAGAATTTAAAATACATAACACTAATTTTAGTGCTTATAATTGGAGTTGTTTCGTGTAAAGATACTTCCAACAAAAAAGCAGAAGTAACTTATCAATGTCCAATGAAATGTGAAGGTGAAAAAACATATTCAGAACCTGGAACTTGTAGCGTATGTAAAATGGATTTACAACCAATTTCTGAACAAACTTCAAAAATAATTGCAACTGATGAAATTTCAGATGAATCTATTTTTAATTTAACATCAACTTGGAATACAGAAGAAGGAACAACCATTCAATTAAAAGAGTTAAAAGGTAAAACCTTGGTAATGGTAATGATTTATACTTCGTGTAAAGCAGCTTGCCCTAGATTAGTTGCCGATATGCGAAATATTGAAAAAGAAATTCCGAAGAATTTATTAAATGATATTGACTTTGTTTTAATAAGTATTGATCCAGAAACAGATACGCCCGAAGTATTGAAAGCTTTTGCTATTGAAAATTTTATGGATGACGAACAATGGACTTTTTTACAAGGTTCTGTAGCTGGAGTGCGTGAATTTGCAAATGTATTGGCTGTAAAATACAAACAAATTTCACCTATAGACTTTTCACATTCTAACATTATAAGTGTGTTTAATGCTGAAGGAGAATTAGTACATCAGCAAGAAGGTTTGGAAGTTGATAACAAAGAAACCATTGCAAAAATTATTGAAACAACAGAAAAAAATGAGTAG
- a CDS encoding glycoside hydrolase N-terminal domain-containing protein: MKPLSRLTLLTFILLLNLQINGQEKQPLELWYNTPAVDWMTEALPIGNGYIGAMIFGDPAEEHIQFSEGTLWSGGPDSNPDYNFGIQKNAYKNLPKVRDFLKEGAYKKADSLVKKSFVGKINNGKKYTAEFGDYGSQQTMGDIFVKVAHKKGEITNYKRSLDINKAIAKVHFEVDGTTYNREFFGNYPKNLMVYNFKSSKKTSYEIRFKTPHALVKENFTNNTYSFQGKVPDNGMGFETKLHFKITEGTVSYKNGIIYIKDAKEVTILHAAATSFLLKYPNYSGTDYKAINTKNIESAALISYNDLKAEHIADYTNLFDRVQLNIEGNSFPELPTDKRLENYYTSQNTVGIEVLYFQYARYLMISGSRPKTMSMHLQGKWNNSTSAPWAADYHSNINLQMIYWPAELTNLSECHVPFLNYIESLVEPGKLASKEFFDTRGWMVNTMCNAFGYTSPGWGIPWGFFPGGAGWFSQHLWDHYDFTQDSEFLKSKAYPVMKEAALFWIDYLTLDNQGNLVSTPSYSPEHGGISNGASMDHQIAWDLLNNCIKAAKVLNIDDDFTKKAKEVRDAILKPKIGSWGQLQEWNEDVDDPNSKHRHISHLFALYPGNQISTTNTPKLADAAKVTLNARGDSGTGWSLGWKVNFWARLKDGNRAHKLLQNLLNPVYSKEIRMANGGGTYQNLLCAHPPFQLDGNMGGAAGMVEMLLQSQTGTIELLPALPDTWKQGEVKGLKTRGGFEVDIAWGKGKLTKATIKGTPNKKGIYSIKNGKTKKFKLNSKGLFEILKY, translated from the coding sequence ATGAAGCCTCTTTCAAGACTTACATTATTAACTTTTATTTTATTGTTAAACCTTCAAATAAATGGCCAAGAAAAGCAACCTTTAGAACTTTGGTATAACACACCTGCCGTTGATTGGATGACAGAAGCACTACCTATTGGAAATGGTTATATTGGCGCTATGATTTTTGGAGACCCCGCAGAAGAACATATTCAATTTTCTGAAGGAACCTTATGGTCTGGTGGTCCAGATTCTAATCCAGATTACAATTTTGGAATTCAAAAAAATGCTTATAAAAACTTACCCAAAGTTAGAGACTTTCTAAAGGAAGGTGCATATAAAAAAGCGGACTCTTTAGTTAAAAAATCTTTTGTTGGTAAAATAAATAACGGTAAAAAATATACAGCAGAATTTGGAGATTACGGCTCTCAACAAACTATGGGAGATATTTTTGTAAAAGTAGCACATAAAAAGGGTGAAATTACAAATTACAAACGTAGTTTAGATATTAATAAAGCTATAGCTAAAGTACATTTTGAAGTAGATGGCACCACATACAACCGTGAATTTTTTGGAAATTACCCTAAAAACCTAATGGTTTATAACTTTAAAAGTTCTAAGAAAACCAGTTATGAAATTCGATTTAAAACGCCACATGCTTTAGTAAAAGAAAATTTCACTAACAATACTTATAGTTTTCAAGGAAAAGTTCCAGATAACGGAATGGGATTCGAAACTAAATTACATTTTAAAATTACTGAAGGTACAGTAAGTTATAAAAATGGTATAATTTATATAAAAGATGCAAAAGAAGTTACCATTTTACATGCTGCTGCAACTTCCTTTTTATTAAAATACCCTAATTATAGTGGAACAGATTACAAAGCCATCAATACAAAAAATATAGAAAGTGCTGCTTTAATTTCATACAACGATTTAAAAGCTGAACATATAGCAGATTATACCAATTTATTTGATAGAGTTCAATTAAATATAGAAGGAAATTCTTTTCCAGAATTACCTACAGATAAAAGATTAGAAAATTATTATACAAGCCAAAACACTGTTGGAATAGAGGTTTTATACTTTCAATACGCACGTTACTTAATGATTTCTGGAAGTCGCCCAAAAACAATGTCTATGCATTTACAAGGAAAATGGAATAACTCCACAAGTGCTCCTTGGGCCGCAGATTATCATAGTAATATAAATTTACAAATGATTTATTGGCCTGCTGAACTCACAAATTTATCGGAATGTCATGTGCCTTTTTTAAATTATATAGAAAGTCTTGTAGAACCAGGTAAATTAGCTTCAAAAGAATTTTTTGATACCAGAGGTTGGATGGTAAATACTATGTGCAATGCTTTTGGATATACTTCACCAGGATGGGGAATTCCTTGGGGATTTTTTCCAGGTGGAGCTGGATGGTTTTCTCAACATTTATGGGATCATTATGATTTTACTCAAGATTCTGAATTTTTAAAATCAAAAGCATATCCAGTTATGAAAGAAGCTGCTTTATTTTGGATTGATTATTTAACTTTAGATAACCAAGGAAATTTAGTTTCAACTCCTTCATATTCTCCGGAACATGGCGGAATTTCTAATGGAGCATCTATGGATCATCAAATAGCTTGGGATTTACTTAACAACTGTATTAAAGCTGCAAAAGTTTTAAATATTGATGATGATTTTACAAAAAAAGCAAAAGAAGTTAGAGATGCAATTTTAAAACCTAAAATTGGTAGTTGGGGACAATTACAAGAATGGAACGAAGATGTAGATGACCCTAACAGCAAGCACCGCCATATTTCTCACCTATTTGCACTGTATCCTGGAAATCAAATATCTACAACAAACACACCTAAATTAGCAGATGCTGCTAAAGTTACTTTAAACGCAAGAGGTGATAGTGGAACTGGTTGGTCTTTAGGATGGAAAGTTAATTTTTGGGCACGACTAAAAGATGGAAACCGTGCGCATAAATTACTTCAAAATTTATTAAACCCTGTGTATTCAAAAGAAATTAGAATGGCAAATGGAGGTGGTACTTATCAAAACCTATTGTGTGCGCATCCACCATTTCAATTAGATGGGAATATGGGAGGTGCTGCAGGTATGGTTGAAATGCTTTTACAATCTCAAACCGGTACTATAGAATTATTACCTGCCCTACCAGATACTTGGAAACAAGGTGAAGTTAAAGGCTTAAAAACTAGAGGTGGTTTTGAAGTTGATATTGCATGGGGAAAAGGTAAATTAACCAAAGCCACAATTAAAGGAACACCTAACAAAAAGGGTATTTACAGCATTAAAAACGGTAAAACCAAAAAGTTTAAACTTAATAGTAAAGGTTTGTTTGAAATATTAAAGTATTAA
- a CDS encoding formylglycine-generating enzyme family protein — MKTILRLIIGVFLFFAIQANCQSQMVLIEGGTYIPLYGRDSLPVTINDFEMDVYPVTNEEYLQFVKKYPKWQRSNVKSLFADGNYLYAWKADTILADNQALKAPITNVSWFAANDYCECQGKRLPTVDEWEFVAMANEDLADARTLETYNEFILSWYEKPKTFNNEIGSTFKNYWGVYDLHGLVWEWTSDFNSVLITGESRKDVDTDSDLFCGSAAIGATDLMNYAAFMRYAIRGSSKAKYTMRNLGFRCVKDK, encoded by the coding sequence ATGAAAACTATTTTAAGACTGATAATTGGTGTATTTCTATTTTTTGCAATTCAAGCGAATTGTCAGTCTCAAATGGTTTTAATTGAAGGTGGTACTTATATTCCTTTGTACGGAAGAGATTCATTACCGGTAACTATCAATGATTTTGAAATGGATGTTTATCCCGTTACCAATGAAGAATATCTTCAGTTTGTGAAAAAATATCCTAAATGGCAACGGTCTAATGTAAAAAGTTTATTTGCAGATGGCAACTATTTATATGCTTGGAAAGCTGATACTATTTTAGCGGATAATCAAGCGTTAAAAGCACCAATAACCAATGTTTCGTGGTTTGCAGCAAACGATTATTGTGAATGCCAAGGAAAGCGATTGCCAACAGTTGATGAGTGGGAATTTGTAGCCATGGCAAACGAAGATTTAGCTGATGCCAGAACTTTAGAAACTTATAACGAGTTTATTTTGAGTTGGTATGAAAAACCAAAAACATTTAACAATGAAATTGGTTCAACCTTTAAAAATTATTGGGGCGTTTATGATTTACACGGATTGGTTTGGGAATGGACTTCAGATTTTAATTCGGTATTAATAACAGGCGAATCGCGTAAAGATGTTGATACAGACAGTGATTTGTTTTGTGGAAGTGCCGCAATTGGAGCCACAGATTTAATGAATTATGCTGCTTTTATGCGCTATGCAATTAGAGGTAGTAGTAAAGCAAAATACACCATGCGAAATTTAGGTTTTAGGTGTGTAAAAGATAAATAA
- a CDS encoding CbbQ/NirQ/NorQ/GpvN family protein, whose translation MSSKTPYYHQVGKEVEVFQHAYKNKIPFLLKGPTGTGKSRFIEFMAHQLEKELITISCHEETSSTDLIGRYIIKGAETVWMDGPLTKAIKEGAIIYLDEIAEARPDVIVAIHSLTDHRRELFIDKLGETVKAHQNFMLVASFNPGYQKGFKELKPSTRQRFIATSFAYPEAKIEAEILVNETNIEAGIAKKLVNIATKIRNLTELGLAETVSTRLLVDAAKLIHSGLPKRLSVEVAIVEPLTDDLEVIEALKDLCNLMI comes from the coding sequence ATGAGTAGTAAAACCCCATATTACCATCAAGTTGGCAAAGAAGTAGAAGTTTTTCAACACGCATATAAAAATAAAATTCCCTTTTTATTGAAAGGCCCAACAGGAACGGGAAAATCTAGATTTATTGAGTTTATGGCGCATCAATTAGAAAAAGAATTGATAACCATTAGCTGTCACGAAGAAACTTCTTCAACCGATTTAATTGGAAGATATATTATTAAAGGTGCTGAAACAGTTTGGATGGATGGTCCTTTAACAAAAGCAATTAAAGAAGGTGCCATTATTTATTTAGATGAAATAGCAGAAGCAAGACCCGATGTTATTGTTGCCATTCACTCTTTAACCGATCACCGTAGAGAATTGTTTATTGATAAGTTGGGAGAAACCGTAAAAGCACATCAAAATTTTATGTTGGTTGCGTCTTTTAATCCTGGGTATCAAAAAGGATTTAAAGAATTAAAACCTTCTACACGGCAACGATTTATTGCTACTTCATTTGCGTATCCAGAAGCTAAAATTGAAGCAGAAATTTTAGTAAATGAAACCAATATAGAAGCTGGTATTGCTAAAAAGTTGGTAAATATTGCTACTAAAATTAGAAACCTAACCGAGCTTGGTTTGGCCGAAACTGTTTCAACGCGTTTATTGGTTGATGCCGCAAAATTAATTCATAGCGGTTTGCCAAAACGCTTGTCTGTTGAAGTTGCTATTGTAGAGCCTTTAACCGATGATTTAGAAGTAATTGAAGCGTTAAAAGATTTGTGTAACTTAATGATTTAG
- a CDS encoding DUF438 domain-containing protein: protein MNAFLPTVEKLPEGHPVKVYYEEGALIQNLLLELYDADPVADFQKYFNIFNQLSTIEKRFARKENQLFPYLEKHGWEGPSQGMWSFHDNLRDQIRLLNTYNTEKNTAKIIENIPYLIEGIKRLMSIEDMRLFPNAMDLLSEEEWKEFYVGDEEIGWMLTEKPAPYPALEKEAYIHPSKDFSKRELSFSLENTFHYDEGYMTPEQVNLLLRFLPVDITYVDENDKVIFYNRGDDRVFPRSKGIIGREVKFCHPPKSVDMVLRIVEEFKAGTKDVAEFWFNFKGRIIHIRYFAIRDNNKTYKGVIEMSQDITEIQKLEGQKRLLDWD from the coding sequence ATGAATGCATTTTTACCAACTGTTGAAAAACTACCAGAAGGACATCCTGTAAAAGTTTATTACGAAGAAGGCGCCTTAATACAAAACTTATTATTAGAGTTATATGATGCAGATCCAGTAGCCGATTTTCAGAAATACTTTAATATATTCAACCAGTTATCAACTATTGAAAAACGTTTTGCTCGAAAAGAAAATCAATTGTTTCCATATTTAGAGAAGCATGGTTGGGAAGGGCCAAGTCAAGGAATGTGGTCTTTTCATGATAATTTACGAGATCAAATTCGCTTATTAAATACGTATAATACTGAGAAAAATACCGCTAAAATTATAGAAAATATTCCGTATTTAATTGAAGGAATTAAACGATTAATGTCTATTGAAGATATGCGTTTATTTCCAAATGCAATGGATTTATTAAGTGAAGAGGAATGGAAAGAATTTTATGTTGGTGATGAAGAAATTGGTTGGATGTTGACTGAAAAACCAGCTCCATATCCTGCACTTGAAAAAGAAGCGTATATACACCCAAGTAAAGATTTTTCAAAACGAGAATTATCTTTTTCTTTAGAAAATACATTTCATTACGATGAAGGATATATGACTCCAGAGCAAGTGAATTTATTACTGCGTTTTTTACCTGTAGATATTACCTATGTTGATGAAAACGATAAAGTTATTTTTTACAATAGAGGAGATGACCGTGTTTTTCCAAGAAGTAAAGGAATTATTGGAAGAGAAGTTAAGTTTTGTCATCCACCAAAAAGTGTGGATATGGTATTGCGTATAGTAGAAGAATTTAAAGCAGGTACAAAAGATGTTGCCGAATTTTGGTTCAATTTTAAAGGACGTATTATTCACATTCGATATTTTGCCATAAGAGATAACAATAAAACGTATAAAGGTGTAATTGAAATGTCGCAAGATATCACAGAGATTCAAAAGTTAGAAGGTCAAAAAAGATTATTAGATTGGGATTAA
- a CDS encoding cytochrome C oxidase subunit IV family protein, with amino-acid sequence MTNKIFLKVWFALILLTITTALISNFTLNLKSTALLILGISVVKFLGVSFYFMELKKAHLFWKTTVLVFILFLAIILGLIL; translated from the coding sequence ATGACAAATAAAATATTTTTAAAAGTTTGGTTTGCACTAATTTTATTAACAATAACTACAGCTTTAATTTCAAATTTTACTTTAAACTTAAAATCTACAGCATTGCTTATTTTAGGGATTTCAGTTGTTAAATTTTTAGGTGTATCTTTTTATTTTATGGAATTAAAAAAAGCACATTTGTTTTGGAAAACAACTGTGCTTGTATTTATTTTATTTCTTGCTATTATTTTAGGATTAATACTTTAA
- a CDS encoding cytochrome c oxidase subunit 3, whose translation MQTQQLNSKSIYYPPGGILMWIVVFLELITFGMALVAMVYYSKDEPEVFHNSQLLLNSTFGAINTVFLLTSGFFMAKSVHSFKEAKIQNTLLFLRLTLLGGLLFLILKSVEYYFKIDAGYTMNYNTFFSFYWMLTLFHVIHVIVGIVILLSVYRGIKKEKITTTIEDFEASAAFWHMCDLIWLLLFPIIYLIF comes from the coding sequence ATGCAAACACAACAACTAAATTCAAAAAGTATTTATTATCCACCAGGAGGAATTCTTATGTGGATAGTTGTTTTTTTAGAGTTAATAACATTTGGAATGGCATTGGTGGCTATGGTTTATTATAGTAAAGACGAACCTGAAGTTTTTCATAATTCACAATTGTTATTAAACTCTACTTTTGGAGCTATTAATACAGTTTTTTTACTTACAAGTGGGTTTTTTATGGCAAAATCTGTACATAGTTTTAAGGAGGCTAAGATTCAAAACACACTTTTATTTTTAAGATTGACACTATTAGGTGGATTGTTATTTTTAATATTAAAATCTGTTGAATATTACTTTAAAATTGATGCAGGTTATACCATGAATTATAATACTTTTTTTTCATTTTATTGGATGTTAACCTTGTTTCATGTGATTCATGTAATTGTGGGAATTGTAATTTTACTGAGTGTATATAGAGGAATTAAAAAAGAAAAAATAACTACCACTATTGAAGATTTTGAAGCTAGTGCTGCTTTTTGGCATATGTGCGATTTAATTTGGTTGTTATTGTTTCCAATAATTTATTTAATTTTTTAG